A genomic region of Azospirillum sp. TSH58 contains the following coding sequences:
- the mmsB gene encoding 3-hydroxyisobutyrate dehydrogenase, with amino-acid sequence MARIAFIGLGNMGRPMCDNLTKAGHDVVGYDVVAAARDAYAAAGGRVAATLAEALADADTVISMIPTGKHVRAAYEGKGEGQGDGEGGVLAHARPGTMLIDCSTIDVESARAVSKAAAEAGFVMVDAPVSGAVPAAQAGTLTFMVGGTAEGFERARPVLAAMGPKIFHVGASGNGVALKICNNMMAGMSMVAISEVLALAEKLGLDHQTVYDVMTVSSGNCWALQSYCPVPGPVPASPANRDYQPGFAAAMMLKDMRLSQDAAATSGAATPLAGSAAALYQMLVEHGHGNKDFSAVFALITGRLTSAGG; translated from the coding sequence ATGGCGCGGATTGCTTTCATCGGACTCGGCAACATGGGCCGTCCCATGTGCGACAACCTGACCAAGGCCGGGCACGACGTCGTCGGGTACGACGTGGTGGCGGCGGCGCGCGACGCCTACGCCGCCGCCGGCGGCCGCGTGGCCGCCACGCTGGCCGAGGCGCTGGCCGATGCCGACACCGTCATCAGCATGATCCCGACGGGAAAGCATGTGCGGGCCGCCTACGAGGGTAAGGGCGAGGGTCAGGGCGACGGCGAGGGCGGCGTGCTCGCGCACGCCCGTCCGGGCACGATGCTGATCGACTGCTCCACCATCGACGTGGAAAGCGCGCGGGCGGTCAGCAAGGCGGCGGCCGAGGCCGGTTTCGTCATGGTGGACGCCCCGGTGTCCGGCGCGGTCCCGGCGGCCCAGGCCGGGACCCTGACCTTCATGGTCGGCGGCACCGCCGAGGGTTTCGAGCGCGCCCGCCCGGTGCTGGCCGCCATGGGGCCCAAGATCTTCCATGTCGGCGCATCCGGGAACGGCGTGGCCCTGAAGATCTGCAACAACATGATGGCGGGCATGAGCATGGTCGCCATCAGCGAGGTGCTCGCCCTGGCCGAGAAGCTCGGGCTCGACCACCAGACGGTCTACGACGTCATGACCGTGTCCTCGGGCAATTGCTGGGCCCTCCAGAGCTACTGCCCGGTGCCGGGCCCGGTGCCGGCATCGCCGGCCAACCGCGACTACCAGCCGGGCTTCGCGGCGGCGATGATGCTGAAGGACATGCGCCTGTCCCAGGACGCGGCCGCCACCAGCGGCGCCGCCACGCCGCTCGCCGGCAGCGCCGCCGCGCTCTACCAGATGCTTGTGGAGCACGGTCACGGAAACAAGGATTTCAGCGCCGTCTTCGCCCTGATCACCGGACGGCTGACATCGGCGGGCGGCTGA
- a CDS encoding GntR family transcriptional regulator, which produces MSADPDLPTDHAMQAEKPSRVTEMRQVLEQEILGGIIPPGERLDERALAERFGVSRTPVREVLSQLGSSGLVTIKPGAGASVLRMSAKQLVGMMEVLVELESLAASLAARRMGIAGRKRLLEVHEASRAAAEASDIEAYDNLNRELHELIYAGSRNEHLEHQAKLIRSRLRIYRQYPFQHTARPLKSYTEHDLFVKAILEGDGEAARRHMHDHMTTGGSIWVDMVVSMPPVGDHE; this is translated from the coding sequence ATGTCGGCCGACCCCGATTTGCCAACGGATCATGCCATGCAGGCGGAAAAGCCAAGCCGCGTAACGGAAATGCGGCAGGTGCTCGAACAGGAAATTCTGGGCGGGATCATCCCGCCCGGCGAGCGCCTGGACGAACGAGCTTTGGCCGAACGGTTCGGTGTGTCACGGACGCCGGTGCGCGAGGTGCTGTCCCAGCTCGGCTCGAGCGGTCTGGTCACGATAAAACCGGGCGCGGGCGCCTCCGTATTGCGGATGTCCGCCAAGCAGCTTGTCGGCATGATGGAGGTTCTGGTCGAACTGGAATCCCTGGCCGCCAGCCTTGCCGCCCGCCGCATGGGAATTGCCGGGCGCAAGCGTCTTCTGGAAGTGCACGAGGCGAGCCGCGCCGCCGCCGAGGCCAGCGACATCGAGGCCTACGACAATCTCAATCGCGAACTGCATGAGCTGATCTACGCCGGAAGCCGGAACGAGCATCTGGAGCATCAGGCGAAACTCATCCGCAGTCGTCTGCGCATCTACCGCCAGTATCCGTTCCAGCACACCGCGCGCCCTTTGAAGTCCTACACGGAACACGACCTTTTCGTGAAAGCGATCCTGGAAGGGGATGGCGAGGCCGCGCGCCGGCACATGCACGACCACATGACCACGGGCGGAAGCATTTGGGTGGACATGGTGGTCTCCATGCCGCCGGTCGGTGACCATGAGTAG
- a CDS encoding aldehyde dehydrogenase family protein, with protein MTDQNLVLNTTPHALARELSGLLLIGGELRPAATGKTFDVVNPATGDVIATAAEGGERDVDDAVRAAVAAQGAWARLSARERGRLLVECGRRLVAHAEEIGRLLALETGKAIRTESRVEASLVADTLTFYGGLASELKGETVPFHPKMLTFTQREPIGVVGAIIPWNVPLYLMALKIAPALVAGNAVIVKSAEEAPLAALRVVQVMNQVLPAGVLNILSGDGPGCGAPLVTHPGVGKVTFTGSVETGKIISHLAADKLIPVTLELGGKSPMIVMGDADLDKAIDGAVAGMRFTRQGQSCTASSRIFVHESLHDAFLDKLKAKVDAMTMGDPLDEATDIGTIISPQQFDRVQSYIALGETTAGAVAHRCSALPTDERLARGLFVQPVLFTGLANDHRLAREEIFGPVTCVIAFRDYEDALAMANDSDFGLAATIWTRDLRTALDATRRLQAGFVQVNQNLVVQPGLSYGGFKQSGLGKEASLEAMLDHFTHKKTVILNMD; from the coding sequence ATGACCGACCAGAACCTGGTTCTGAACACGACCCCCCATGCCCTCGCGCGCGAGCTGTCGGGTTTGCTGCTGATCGGCGGCGAACTCCGGCCGGCGGCCACGGGAAAGACCTTCGACGTCGTGAACCCCGCGACGGGCGACGTGATCGCCACGGCGGCGGAGGGTGGCGAGCGGGACGTCGACGACGCCGTCCGCGCGGCGGTCGCGGCGCAAGGCGCCTGGGCTCGCCTTTCGGCGCGCGAGCGGGGCCGGCTGCTGGTCGAATGCGGGCGCCGTCTGGTCGCCCATGCCGAGGAGATCGGGCGCCTGCTCGCCCTGGAGACGGGCAAGGCCATTCGGACCGAAAGCCGGGTCGAGGCGTCGCTGGTGGCGGACACCCTGACCTTCTATGGCGGGCTCGCGTCCGAGTTGAAGGGCGAAACCGTGCCGTTCCACCCGAAGATGCTGACCTTCACCCAGCGCGAACCGATCGGCGTCGTCGGCGCCATCATTCCGTGGAACGTGCCCCTGTACCTGATGGCGCTCAAGATCGCGCCGGCGCTGGTCGCCGGAAACGCGGTGATCGTCAAATCCGCCGAGGAGGCGCCTCTCGCGGCCCTGCGCGTCGTCCAGGTCATGAATCAGGTTCTGCCGGCGGGTGTCCTCAACATCCTGTCGGGCGACGGCCCCGGATGCGGCGCGCCCCTGGTCACCCATCCGGGGGTCGGCAAGGTGACCTTCACCGGTTCGGTGGAGACGGGGAAGATCATCTCGCATCTGGCGGCCGACAAGCTGATCCCCGTCACCCTCGAACTGGGCGGCAAAAGCCCGATGATCGTGATGGGCGACGCCGATCTCGACAAGGCCATCGACGGCGCCGTGGCGGGCATGCGCTTCACGCGGCAGGGCCAGAGCTGCACGGCCTCCTCGCGCATCTTCGTCCACGAGAGCCTTCACGACGCCTTCCTCGACAAGCTGAAGGCGAAGGTCGACGCCATGACCATGGGCGACCCGCTGGACGAGGCGACGGACATCGGCACCATCATCTCGCCACAGCAATTCGACCGGGTGCAGTCCTACATCGCGCTCGGCGAGACGACGGCGGGCGCGGTGGCGCACCGGTGCTCGGCCCTGCCGACGGACGAGCGGCTGGCCCGCGGCCTGTTCGTGCAGCCGGTCCTCTTCACCGGCCTTGCCAACGATCACCGGCTGGCCCGCGAGGAGATCTTCGGACCGGTCACCTGCGTGATCGCCTTCCGCGATTACGAGGACGCGTTGGCCATGGCCAACGACAGCGATTTCGGCCTCGCCGCGACCATCTGGACGCGCGACCTCCGCACCGCCCTCGACGCGACCCGGCGGCTCCAGGCCGGCTTCGTGCAGGTCAACCAGAACCTCGTGGTTCAGCCGGGCTTGTCCTACGGCGGCTTCAAGCAGTCCGGCCTTGGAAAGGAAGCATCCCTCGAAGCGATGCTCGATCACTTCACGCACAAGAAGACGGTCATCCTCAACATGGACTGA
- a CDS encoding enoyl-CoA hydratase/isomerase family protein translates to MNGTPRDQSDGPATAPQLTVKDAVGTIRLNRPLQHNRIDVADIAILQEEIAAAEANPSVRVLVLTATGPSFSSGYDLSAAQSSQRGGADGHDGENAFARLCDRVEAVRVPTICALNGSVYGGSTDLALACDFRIGVTGMRMRMPAGQLGIQFYPSGLRRYVSRLGLNAAKRLFLTAETIADHDMLSIGFLDRVVAPDDLQAAVDELAGRITACAPQAIAGMKRALNDIARGELDDRAAEAAFAASLRSDEFANALKVWLQRRAS, encoded by the coding sequence ATGAACGGGACGCCACGGGATCAATCAGACGGGCCGGCGACAGCCCCCCAACTGACCGTGAAGGACGCGGTGGGCACCATCCGGCTCAACCGTCCGCTTCAGCACAACCGGATCGACGTGGCGGACATCGCCATTCTTCAGGAAGAAATCGCGGCCGCCGAAGCGAACCCGTCCGTTCGCGTGCTGGTGCTGACCGCGACGGGGCCGAGCTTCTCCTCCGGGTACGACCTGAGCGCCGCCCAATCGTCCCAGCGCGGCGGAGCGGACGGCCACGACGGGGAAAACGCCTTCGCGCGGTTGTGCGATCGCGTCGAAGCGGTCCGTGTCCCGACGATCTGCGCCCTCAACGGCAGCGTCTATGGCGGCTCCACCGATCTGGCGCTCGCCTGCGACTTCCGCATCGGCGTGACGGGTATGCGCATGCGCATGCCGGCCGGGCAGCTTGGCATACAATTCTACCCCAGCGGCCTTCGCCGCTACGTGTCGCGGCTCGGCCTCAACGCGGCCAAGCGCCTGTTTCTCACGGCGGAAACGATCGCCGACCACGACATGCTGAGCATCGGTTTCCTGGACCGGGTCGTCGCTCCCGACGACCTCCAGGCCGCCGTGGACGAACTGGCCGGACGCATCACGGCCTGCGCGCCGCAGGCCATCGCCGGCATGAAGCGCGCGCTCAACGACATCGCCCGCGGCGAACTGGACGATCGGGCGGCGGAGGCGGCCTTCGCCGCGAGCCTGCGGTCGGACGAGTTCGCCAACGCCCTGAAGGTCTGGTTGCAACGCCGGGCGTCCTGA
- a CDS encoding ABC transporter substrate-binding protein, whose protein sequence is MRTSFIAALLATTTLVAGAAQAADVIRIGVLNDQSGLYSEFGGIGSVEAARLAVEDFGGQVLGKKIEILSADHQNKPDIGLAKAREWFDTQGVHAIADLTNSAIALGVQNLARERGKVTLATGPGTTRLTNEDCSPNGFHWMWDTYSQAVGTARAVVQDGGKDWFMLTADYAFGHQMAADIDKTVKENGGKVLGQVRHPLGNADFSSFLLQAQASKAAIIGLANGGTDTTNAVKQAAEFGITSGGQKLVGLAVLISDVHALGLENAKGLIATTAYYWDRDEGSRKLAERFEARMKRKPNMVQAGVYSAVTHYLKAMQAAGTDDGTVVAAKMRDLPVDDLITKGGKVREDGRVIRDMYLIEVKAPAESKGPWDYYKVQRTIPGDQAAIPLSESKCSLVKK, encoded by the coding sequence ATGCGCACGTCCTTCATCGCCGCCCTTCTCGCCACGACGACCTTGGTGGCGGGCGCGGCCCAGGCCGCCGACGTCATCCGGATCGGCGTTCTGAACGACCAGTCGGGCCTGTACAGCGAATTCGGCGGCATCGGTTCGGTCGAGGCGGCGCGGCTGGCCGTCGAGGATTTCGGCGGCCAGGTCCTGGGCAAGAAGATCGAGATCCTGTCGGCGGACCACCAGAACAAGCCCGACATCGGGCTGGCGAAGGCCCGCGAATGGTTCGACACCCAGGGCGTCCATGCCATCGCCGACCTGACCAATTCGGCCATCGCCCTCGGGGTCCAGAACCTCGCCCGCGAACGCGGGAAGGTCACCCTGGCCACCGGTCCGGGGACGACGCGCCTCACCAACGAAGACTGCTCGCCCAATGGCTTCCACTGGATGTGGGACACCTATTCCCAGGCGGTCGGAACCGCCCGCGCCGTGGTCCAGGACGGCGGCAAGGACTGGTTCATGCTGACCGCCGACTATGCCTTCGGCCATCAGATGGCCGCCGACATCGACAAGACGGTCAAGGAGAACGGCGGCAAGGTGCTGGGGCAGGTCAGGCACCCGCTCGGCAACGCCGATTTCTCGTCCTTCCTTCTCCAGGCGCAGGCGTCCAAGGCCGCGATCATCGGGCTCGCCAACGGCGGGACGGACACCACCAACGCGGTCAAGCAGGCGGCGGAGTTCGGCATCACTAGCGGCGGCCAGAAGCTCGTCGGGCTGGCCGTCCTGATCAGCGACGTGCACGCGCTCGGCCTGGAAAACGCCAAGGGCCTCATCGCGACCACGGCCTATTACTGGGATCGCGACGAGGGCAGCCGCAAGCTGGCCGAGCGCTTCGAGGCGCGCATGAAGCGCAAACCCAACATGGTCCAGGCCGGCGTGTACTCGGCGGTGACGCATTACCTGAAGGCGATGCAGGCGGCGGGCACCGACGACGGCACCGTGGTCGCCGCCAAGATGCGGGATCTTCCCGTTGACGATCTCATCACCAAGGGCGGCAAGGTCCGCGAGGACGGCCGGGTCATCCGTGACATGTACCTGATCGAAGTCAAGGCTCCGGCCGAGTCCAAGGGACCCTGGGACTACTACAAGGTCCAGCGCACCATCCCCGGCGACCAGGCGGCGATCCCCTTGAGCGAAAGCAAGTGCTCCCTGGTCAAGAAGTGA